From Solanum lycopersicum chromosome 8, SLM_r2.1, the proteins below share one genomic window:
- the LOC138337723 gene encoding uncharacterized protein, giving the protein MNTRRTIGQRREGEGAGDNQVPPQVPVEGVAMPVNPGGLIDVEVRESLVQMVQDITMHTQDMTNQVNRHNVQRDNPLVCSMADRLRDFTRINPPIFTGSKTLEDPLDFVDEVHTILVAMGSTDNEKVVLVSYQLKDVAQTWCKMWQDSQVEDSRKKRGVHDARRSKPQDQRSTTPRGGRPEPSKGNGGDIQRPKKNCAKCGRAHSEECRQGTNASVGCGKSGHMARHCTQNRGKAGGNAHPRSNPQDAAAVEPPKSNMFYDLKGREEEEKSAEVVTVPVVNEFQYVFHDDLPGVPPPRDFDFGIHLEPDTTPISIPYYRMATAELKELKLQLKDLTDKDL; this is encoded by the exons atgaatacTAGGAGAACCATTGGTCaaagaagagaaggagaaggTGCTGGGGACAATCAGGTTCCACCCCAGGTTCCAGTCGAAGGTGTGGCTATGCCGGTTAACCCTGGTGGGTTGATTGATGTTGAGGTGAGGGAATCTCTGGTACAGATGGTACAGGACATCACTATGCATACCCAGGATATGACTAACCAGGTCAACCGACACAATGTTCAAAGGGATAACCCACTGGTTTGCAGTATGGCTGACAGGCTGAGAGACTTTACGAGGATAaatcctcctattttcacaGGGTCTAAGACTTTGGAGGATCCTCTTGATTTTGTGGATGAGGTGCATACGATCTTGGTGGCTATGGGGTCCACAGATAATGAGAAAGTGGTGTTAGtttcctatcaactcaaggatgttgcacaaacttggtgcaagatgtggcaagaTAGCCAA GTAGAGGACAGTCGCAAGAAGAGGGGCGTTCATGATGCTAGGAGGTCTAAgcctcaagatcag AGGAGTACAACACCTAGAGGAGGCAGACCCGAGCCCAGCAAGGGCAATGGAGGTGATATACAGCGTCCCAAAAAGAATTGTGCTAAGTGTGGTCGTGCTCACAGTGAAGAGTGcagacagggcactaatgcctctgtcggttgcggtaagagtggacacatggCTAGACACTGCACACAGAACAGAGGTAAGGCTGGAGGTAATGCTCACCCTAGGTCTAATCCTCAGGATGCAGCAGCAGTTGAGCCTCCTAAGAGTAACATGTTCTATGACCTGAAGGGCAGAGAGGAGGAGGAGAAGTCCGCTGAagtggtcacag TgcctgtagtgaatgagttccaatATGTATTTCATGATGATTTGCCTGGAGTTCCTCCCCCTCGAGATTTTGACTTTGGTATCCacttagaacccgatactaCACCAATTTCAATTCCTTATTATAGAATGGCTACAGCTGAACTCAAAGAattgaagctgcagttaaaagatctcactgataaggatttgtga